A window of Thalassophryne amazonica chromosome 21, fThaAma1.1, whole genome shotgun sequence contains these coding sequences:
- the tmem244 gene encoding transmembrane protein 244, whose product MLLDYCCRCCGFTFIKRHGPISLKTTPSDTWVVLQNLLMCMLCFYCLYYIVASLCIGLLRIHEINSLLAPFDYTTQPSWQNPKYLAGVISTELTYILGGLVFAWIVEERVWDYAITVTLLHIAITVAVMSDFPLAEHWWIALGSGLVMMIFGGQLLAYKLFRSNFVSPAELQNF is encoded by the exons ATGTTGTTGGACTACTGCTGCCGTTGCTGTGGATTCACATTTATAAAACGCCATGGACCCATTTCCCTCAAGACTACACCCAGTGATACCTGG GTCGTCCTCCAGAACCTGTTAATGTGCATGTTGTGCTTCTATTGTCTCTACTACATTGTAGCCAGTCTGTGCATCGGACTGCTCAG AATTCATGAGATCAACAGCTTGTTGGCTCCATTTGATTACACAACACAACCATCATGGCAGAACCCCAAGTATTTGG CTGGCGTCATTTCCACAGAACTGACCTACATTCTGGGAGGGCTGGTGTTCGCCTGGATTGTAGAGGAGCGCGTCTGGGATTATGCCATTACTGTCACACTATTGCACATAGCAATTACCGTAGCAG TGATGTCAGATTTCCCTTTAGCTGAACACTGGTGGAttgctctgg GTTCGGGCCTGGTGATGATGATATTTGGAGGACAGCTCCTGGCTTATAAACTCTTCAGGAGCAATTTTGTGTCTCCGGCAGAACTGCAGAACTTTTGA
- the fkbp6 gene encoding inactive peptidyl-prolyl cis-trans isomerase FKBP6 produces the protein MSRNGLISHIRRLIEVEEQARSRIPSPFDQLRHQMDDVLGDGGILKEVVQAGEGPLVPQHASVLFHFSVFLEYSDQPFDTNTHMKYPRMLKLGRDITLAGLEIGLLTMQSGEFARFLFAPQYAYGTMGLPPIVPPAAVILYEVHMIDFLDSGKVDNFISLSLDEQHVTPLSTFLDNVNTLRRFGNRCFNQSRYDGARHRYKQAMRLLVKRLQGNNEEESQLKSALLPIYLNLSMTELHLDNPKKALKYGNKALEMDPNNTKALFRCGKAYMELLDYERAMDCLITAQGQKPYDSDINKLLKEAAMRHKDSLDKEKEMCFKMLRHTKDKGGV, from the exons ATGTCACGAAACGGACTTATATCCCACATCAGAAGGTTGATAGAGGTTGAGGAGCAGGCCAGGAGCAGGATTCCG AGTCCTTTTGATCAGCTACGCCATCAGATGGATGATGTTTTAGGAGACGGAGGAATCCTGAAAGAAGTTGTTCAAGCTGGAGAAGGCCCGCTTGTACCTCAACACGCTTCAgtattgt TCCATTTCTCTGTTTTTTTGGAATATTCTGACCAGCCTTTCGATACAAATACACACATGAAGTACCCCCGGATGTTGAAGTTGGGCAGAG ATATAACACTGGCTGGACTTGAAATAGGTCTGTTGACCATGCAGAGTGGAGAATTCGCTCGTTTCCTCTTTGCGCCACAGTATGCGTACGGCACCATGGGCCTTCCGCCGATCGTTCCACCTGCTGCCGTGATTCTGTATGAGGTTCACATgattgacttcctggactctggCAAGGTGGACAACTTTATCTCGCTGAGTCTG gaTGAACAACATGTAACACCTCTGTCCACGTTCCTGGACAATGTGAACACACTGCGCCGTTTTGGCAACCGTTGCTTCAACCAGAGCCGTTATGACGGTGCCAGACATCGCTATAAACAG GCAATGCGCTTGCTCGTGAAGAGGCTGCAGGGAAATAATGAAGAGGAGTCGCAGCTCAAGTCAGCACTGCTTCCAATTTATTTGAACCTTTCAATGACTGAACTCCACCTGGACAACCCCAAGAAAGCCTTGAAATATGGCAACAAAGCCTTGGAGATGGATCCCAATAACACAAAGGCTCTATTCCGCTGTGGAAAG GCTTACATGGAGCTGCTGGACTATGAACGCGCCATGGATTGCCTCATAACCGCTCAAGGACAGAAGCCTTACGACAGTGACATCAACAAGCTTTTGAAAGAAGCGGCCAT GCGTCACAAAGACAGCTTGGATAAAGAGAAAGAAATGTGCTTCAAGATGCTCAGACACACTAAAGACAAAGGGGGGGTGTAA